A genomic region of Mitsuaria sp. 7 contains the following coding sequences:
- a CDS encoding esterase-like activity of phytase family protein: MVLVPLLIATATLAACGGSDDNAGDPVNGGSTTVSSLRLIGQQVLPRRMDYAGSVVGGLSGVDYDPKTDTYVLISDDRTTTDSAGAPRMYTAKLSFDANAFSAVTFTGVVTMKQPDGSVYPKVPDAKVADPESVRVDPVTGNWVWLSEGDRTLTSVPPRVINPFIREISPQGNHVREYTLPAMFQMSAQNTGPRGNLVFEGLTFSPDSQSAWVLMEGALLQDGAAPTTTAGSASRLTRFDRASGVANAQYVYPIEKVQAAPVPADQFTVNGPTEILALSATRFLVLERSFSVGVIGNQVRLYEIDTAAATNVLTASSLAGATPVTKKLVLDFETLKTQLGGIANLEGMTFGPKLANGRRSLVVVADDNFPTADSPTDRNQVLVFEVQP; the protein is encoded by the coding sequence ATGGTCCTTGTGCCGCTGCTGATCGCGACGGCGACGCTCGCGGCCTGCGGCGGGAGCGACGACAACGCCGGCGATCCGGTCAACGGCGGCAGCACGACCGTCTCCAGCCTGCGCCTCATCGGCCAGCAGGTGCTGCCGCGGCGGATGGACTACGCGGGCTCGGTGGTCGGCGGCCTGTCCGGCGTCGACTACGACCCCAAGACCGACACCTACGTGCTGATCAGCGACGACCGCACGACCACCGATTCCGCCGGCGCGCCGCGGATGTACACGGCCAAGCTGAGCTTCGACGCGAACGCCTTCAGCGCGGTGACCTTCACCGGCGTGGTGACGATGAAGCAGCCGGACGGCAGCGTCTATCCGAAGGTGCCGGACGCGAAGGTCGCGGATCCGGAGTCGGTCCGCGTGGACCCGGTCACCGGCAACTGGGTCTGGCTCAGCGAGGGCGACCGCACGCTGACGAGCGTGCCGCCGCGCGTGATCAACCCCTTCATCCGCGAGATCTCGCCGCAGGGCAACCACGTGCGCGAGTACACCCTGCCGGCGATGTTCCAGATGAGCGCGCAGAACACCGGTCCGCGCGGCAACCTGGTCTTCGAGGGACTGACCTTCTCGCCCGACAGCCAGTCGGCCTGGGTGCTGATGGAAGGCGCGCTGCTCCAGGACGGCGCCGCGCCGACGACCACGGCCGGCAGCGCCTCGCGCCTGACGCGCTTCGACCGCGCGAGCGGCGTGGCCAACGCGCAGTACGTCTATCCGATCGAGAAGGTGCAGGCCGCGCCGGTGCCGGCGGACCAGTTCACGGTCAACGGCCCGACGGAGATCCTGGCGCTGTCGGCGACCCGTTTCCTGGTCCTGGAGCGCAGCTTCTCGGTGGGCGTGATCGGCAACCAGGTGCGGCTCTATGAGATCGACACCGCCGCCGCGACCAACGTGCTGACGGCGAGCTCGCTGGCCGGCGCGACGCCGGTGACCAAGAAGCTGGTGCTGGACTTCGAGACGCTGAAGACGCAGCTCGGCGGCATCGCCAACCTCGAAGGCATGACCTTCGGACCGAAGCTGGCCAACGGCAGGCGCAGCCTGGTCGTCGTCGCGGACGACAACTTCCCGACGGCGGACTCGCCGACGGACCGCAACCAGGTGCTGGTGTTCGAGGTCCAGCCCTGA